AAATGCTACAGTCAAAAATGATTTCATTGGATTGATAATATATTCTTTTGATATAAAGTCAGCCATCTTGTCGAAGTCGGCTTCATTGAGATCGGAGATCTCCCTATTGTGATTTAATGGAGTCTGGCAGAATGCCAAGATGGTAGCAGCTCCAACATCGAATAATGGGTGCCCAGTATACTTTAGCATCTTACACACCATATTACTACTTTATTATTCTTGCATGACTAACAATTTTGTTTTCAGCTTGCTCATGAAACCAAATAAAACTTTCCCCTTGTCCGCCGAAAGTAATATCCCCTATGAAACCAATATTTCTTCAAATGTCGCGCATCATCCTCTCCGACCGGGGCACCTTCCTGGGCAAATCCAGCGAGCAGTTTCGCATCACCAGAAGGGATCTGCCCGATGTGCTCGTTCCTGCCAGAGGGGTAGAGCAGATACTGGTCCTGGGCAGTGGCATCTCCGTCTCCTCCGATGCCATTCAGATGGCGGACGATCTGGGGGTTGAGGTGGTCTTCGCCAGCTACTACGGCAAGCCCCTGGCCAGGCTCATTCCCGCCAGCTTAGGGGGCACAGTGAGGACCAGAAGGGAGCAGTACTATGCCTACAACGACTCTCGCGGAACCGATCTGGCCTGTTCCTTCGTCCGGGGGAAACTGAAGAATCAGGCCTCCCTCCTGAAATCATTCGCGAAAAAATGGAAAGGCCAAAAGGAGGACTTATGGCGAGAATTTCGCGCGAACTCAAGCCGGATCGAGGAGCTGATCCCCAGGCTGGATCTCATAAAAGGGCAGGTGGAGCTTGTCCGGGGAGAGATCATGGGGGTGGAGGGAATGGGAGCAGAGATCTACTGGAGGACCTGGGCCCGGCTGATCCCGGACGACTGGGGATTCCCCGGCCGGGACTACCCTGCAGCCAGGGATCAGATCAACTCTCTCCTGAACTTCGGCTACTACGTTCTGGAGCAGGAGGTCTGGGCAGCAACCCTTTATGCGGGCCTGGACCCCTATGCCGGCTTTCTACATGCCGACCGGCCGGGCAAGGAGAAGCTGGTCTACGATATGATGGAGGAGTTCAGGCCTTTAGTGGTGGACAGAGTGGTGGTGAGCCTGGCTAAAGAGATGCGGCCCGGCCACTTCCAGGACGACTGTCGCATGACCAAGGATGGCATAAAGATCGCCTCATCGGCATTCTACGGCCGGCTTGATGAGAGCATAACCTATCGGGAGAAGAGGCAGATCTTAAGAAACATCATCCGCTCTCAGGCATCAGCAGCAGCAACATTCCTCCGCGGGGAGAGACCATGCTACGAGCCATTCACCCCTCGATGGTGATTGAGATTGAGGTGATTCTCGGAGGGAGCGGGTGGACACCATAATCATCTACGATATCAGTGAGAACAGCCTGAGGACCCGTGTGGCCAAGGTGCTGCTGGACTACGGCTGCATCCGCATCCAGAAGAGCGCCTTCTGGGGCGTTCTGAATCACAACACCCAAGATAAGCTCCGCCTGCGCCTGGAGAGGA
This genomic stretch from Methanothrix sp. harbors:
- the cas1 gene encoding CRISPR-associated endonuclease Cas1 produces the protein MSRIILSDRGTFLGKSSEQFRITRRDLPDVLVPARGVEQILVLGSGISVSSDAIQMADDLGVEVVFASYYGKPLARLIPASLGGTVRTRREQYYAYNDSRGTDLACSFVRGKLKNQASLLKSFAKKWKGQKEDLWREFRANSSRIEELIPRLDLIKGQVELVRGEIMGVEGMGAEIYWRTWARLIPDDWGFPGRDYPAARDQINSLLNFGYYVLEQEVWAATLYAGLDPYAGFLHADRPGKEKLVYDMMEEFRPLVVDRVVVSLAKEMRPGHFQDDCRMTKDGIKIASSAFYGRLDESITYREKRQILRNIIRSQASAAATFLRGERPCYEPFTPRW
- the cas2 gene encoding CRISPR-associated endonuclease Cas2; the protein is MDTIIIYDISENSLRTRVAKVLLDYGCIRIQKSAFWGVLNHNTQDKLRLRLERMMQGKEGNIQFYPMCRKCFSLKESIGEIYEVKEEDVSVF